In one window of Haloprofundus halophilus DNA:
- a CDS encoding CHY zinc finger protein has translation MAPERDDAEGLGFDARFDVPLRGVGVDADTRCEHYDTERDVIAIKFPCCGVYFPCFECHEALADHEAQRWPADRFDDPAVLCGVCGERLSVAAYLDSDHTCPSCGAAFNPGCASHAHRYFDTT, from the coding sequence ATGGCTCCGGAACGCGACGATGCCGAAGGACTCGGCTTCGACGCTCGATTCGACGTTCCCCTCCGCGGCGTCGGCGTCGACGCCGACACTCGGTGCGAGCACTACGACACCGAGCGGGACGTGATCGCGATCAAGTTCCCCTGCTGCGGCGTCTATTTCCCGTGTTTCGAGTGCCACGAGGCACTCGCCGACCACGAAGCGCAGCGGTGGCCCGCCGACCGGTTCGACGACCCGGCGGTGTTGTGCGGCGTCTGCGGTGAACGGCTCTCGGTCGCGGCGTACCTCGACTCGGACCACACCTGCCCGTCCTGCGGGGCGGCGTTCAATCCTGGGTGCGCCTCGCATGCGCACCG
- the trmY gene encoding tRNA (pseudouridine(54)-N(1))-methyltransferase TrmY, with translation MRQFVIIGHDAPTTSAFSLDDIAGGAGRLDVLCRCVNSAFFLSHAIREDVRTHLVLGDEYTVRFEGSELRRLNPDERSTAALIRKALDAREEAIGHMPAESSPGVSLYRMGFEATLDAVAAESTVMQLHEDGTPVVDVDPPENPAFVLSDHRDFSDEEASRLDAVADERVRLGSETLHADHAITVAHNYLDTDAYTRY, from the coding sequence ATGCGTCAGTTCGTCATCATCGGCCACGACGCCCCCACGACTTCGGCGTTCTCGCTGGACGACATCGCCGGCGGCGCGGGCCGCCTCGACGTGCTCTGTCGATGCGTCAACTCCGCGTTCTTTCTCTCGCACGCGATTCGTGAGGACGTGCGGACCCACCTCGTCCTCGGCGACGAGTACACGGTCCGATTCGAAGGGTCGGAGCTCCGGCGGCTGAACCCCGACGAGCGGAGTACCGCGGCGCTGATTCGGAAGGCGCTCGACGCGCGCGAGGAGGCCATCGGCCACATGCCCGCCGAGAGCAGTCCGGGGGTTTCGCTCTACCGCATGGGGTTCGAGGCGACGCTCGACGCCGTCGCCGCCGAGTCGACGGTGATGCAGCTCCACGAGGACGGTACCCCCGTCGTCGACGTCGACCCCCCCGAAAATCCGGCGTTCGTCCTCTCGGATCACCGCGACTTCTCCGACGAGGAGGCATCGCGTCTCGACGCCGTGGCCGACGAACGCGTGCGTCTCGGCTCCGAGACGCTGCACGCCGACCACGCTATCACCGTCGCGCACAACTACCTCGACACCGACGCCTACACTCGATACTGA